From one Triticum aestivum cultivar Chinese Spring chromosome 4B, IWGSC CS RefSeq v2.1, whole genome shotgun sequence genomic stretch:
- the LOC123093168 gene encoding ras-related protein RABF1, with translation MGCSSSVPARSTGGLNNINGSSSAADSNDLRAKLVLLGDSGVGKSCIVLRFVRGQFDPTSKVTVGASFLSQTLALEDSTIVKFEIWDTAGQERYAALAPLYYRGAAAAVVVYDITSPESFKKAQYWVKELQKHGSPGIVMVLVGNKADLHESRSVPSQEAQEYAEKNSMLFMETSAKTSDNINQVFEEIAKRLPKPTAS, from the exons ATGGGCTGCTCCTCCTCCGTGCCAG CTAGAAGCACCGGAGGGCTGAACAATATCAACGGTAGCTCTTCTGCTGCTGATTCAAATGACTTGCGTGCCAAG TTGGTATTGCTCGGAGATTCTGGTGTTGGAAAAAGCTGCATCGTTCTTCGGTTTGTCCGCGGTCAGTTCGATCCAACTTCCAAG GTAACTGTTGGTGCATCATTTTTATCACAAACATTGGCGTTGGAGGATTCGACAATAGTGAAGTTTGAAATCTGGGATACTGCTGGACAAGAGAG ATATGCTGCCTTGGCACCTCTTTACTACAGAGGAGCTGCTGCTGCGGTTGTTGTCTATGACATAACTAGTCCAGAATCATTCAAGAAAGCACAATATTGGGTGAAG GAACTTCAAAAACATGGTAGTCCTGGTATTGTCATGGTATTGGTTGGTAATAAAGCTGATCTACATGAAAGTCGAAGTGTACCTTCTCAG GAGGCACAAGAGTATGCAGAGAAGAACAGCATGTTATTCATGGAGACGTCAGCAAAAACATCTGATAATATAAATCAAGTATTTGAG GAAATCGCGAAGAGGTTGCCCAAGCCAACGGCGTCCTGA